The Amaranthus tricolor cultivar Red isolate AtriRed21 chromosome 14, ASM2621246v1, whole genome shotgun sequence DNA window GAAGTTGCATATTTACTCTTAtacgttgatgatattattctaACATGTTCATTTGATACTCTACGGCAAAAGGTTAATAAGCTTCTTAGCTCTGAATTTgctatgaaagatcttggttcTCTATCGTATTTTCTGGGCATAGCTATTACTCGTACTTTAGATACCATGTTCTTATGTCAACAGAAATATGCTCGGGAAATTCTTGCGAGAGCAGACATGTCTTCTTGTAAGGCGACATCTACTCCAGTTGATGCTAAGTCTAAATTAAGTGTTGTTAGTGGTAAACATGTTACTGATCCAACTAGTTATAGACGTTTTGCTGGGGCTCTTCAATACCTTACTATCACTCGACCCGACTTATCATATGCAGTCCAACAGATTTGTCTCTTTATGCATgatccaagggaacaacatttCCAGGCTCTAAAAAAGATCTTTCGATATAACAAGGGAACTTTAAGTTATGGCCTTCATTTTATTTCTTCTCCTGCCTATGGATTGGTTTCTTA harbors:
- the LOC130799256 gene encoding uncharacterized mitochondrial protein AtMg00810-like is translated as MGKGKKMVLIGEPFSPVVKPTTIRTVLSLDVTRKWATHQLDVKNAFFTWRLAKYGVYASNASRAWYHCFATYLLSLGFMNSKSDSSLFIFHRDSEVAYLLLYVDDIILTCSFDTLRQKVNKLLSSEFAMKDLGSLSYFLGIAITRTLDTMFLCQQKYAREILARADMSSCKATSTPVDAKSKLSVVSGKHVTDPTSYRRFAGALQYLTITRPDLSYAVQQICLFMHDPREQHFQALKKIFRYNKGTLSYGLHFISSPAYGLVSYSDVDWGDNLISWSSKRQATVSRSSAEAEYRGVANVVAEAAWIRNLLLELHCSLPK